CAGGTTCTTTTTTAGTGTAACCTTTCATGTTCAAGTATTTCAGCCATTTTTGATATTCTTTATCACTGATATATTCATAGTCGTTTAAAACATGCAAAAGAGCTTTTAAACTTACTCGCAAATCTTTTTTGATGTATATGAGATCATTCCATGATAACTGACTTTTGAGTAAGACAGAATACTTAGCAAGACTTTTCCGCGGAATCAAAAAATATCCTGCAAATTTGTCAGCAATTTTTTCGTAAATATTCCTGCGAGTAGACTGTAGAATAACTTGTCTGTATTGGTTTCTGTCAAATAAAATGTGAGCATACTCATGAACAATACTAAATATCTTTCTCTCTTCTGGAATGTTCTCGTCATCGTTAATAACTATAAAACAACCCTTTTGGTCATGCAAAGCAGATACTCCAAACATGTCTGGCATATCAAATTTTTCAAAAATTATTCTTATTCCCTTATTTTCAAAACACTCAATGATTTCCTCTCCTCTGCTTTCACCAATGTTTAACCATTCTCTTTCTTCTAGTGCTATCTGTTCTATTTTAAGTTTTATCTCCTTTGGTATCTGCTTTTCCTTAGAATCTATTTTGAGATTATACTGCTGTGGAAGATAGGAAATCTTTTCACCAGCAAGTTCATAAATCTCATACACCCTGTTTATCAAATCACAGACTTTGTTCTGAACTGTTGAGATAGATTCTTTATTTAAAACATGAGCCCTGAATAAAAAAGCCATTTCTTCATGTTTGTTTTCAAGAAAATAATCTAACGGCTTT
This Caldicellulosiruptor changbaiensis DNA region includes the following protein-coding sequences:
- a CDS encoding helix-turn-helix domain-containing protein; its protein translation is MSLAKVIGNNIHALMKKQNVKIKQLADLIGVTRQTMTKYLEGEVIIDSEKLFKIAEFFGKPLDYFLENKHEEMAFLFRAHVLNKESISTVQNKVCDLINRVYEIYELAGEKISYLPQQYNLKIDSKEKQIPKEIKLKIEQIALEEREWLNIGESRGEEIIECFENKGIRIIFEKFDMPDMFGVSALHDQKGCFIVINDDENIPEERKIFSIVHEYAHILFDRNQYRQVILQSTRRNIYEKIADKFAGYFLIPRKSLAKYSVLLKSQLSWNDLIYIKKDLRVSLKALLHVLNDYEYISDKEYQKWLKYLNMKGYTKKEPDPMPYFKKNTAHEKIVRMLFMKEHIGINKVAELLGISVEEARENAKKWMMDEREG